In Leptospira harrisiae, a genomic segment contains:
- a CDS encoding L,D-transpeptidase family protein, whose amino-acid sequence MISFNPQNLLPKITNLLDISLKISRIFSLAICFFLLSSGFPLSLFGSQTIEGDKSDTKEAFHESEQIIFITAYAKETKGNLYFYSLEDGEWKPVLENIPVRLGKNGIIQGEVKREGDGHTPSGIFPVQRILGKEKRKIQSLEYIEISKNSHWTDVSTSKHYNQLIKHKEKGAVSLWDSGIYELFIVIEHNTSPPIPGYGSMIFLHPWNEDKPTSGCVGVPKDILDVLVSTLDGRKNPYIILRLLD is encoded by the coding sequence TTGATTTCCTTCAATCCACAAAACCTTCTTCCAAAAATCACCAATCTTTTAGATATTTCCCTTAAAATTTCACGAATTTTCTCCTTAGCAATCTGTTTTTTTCTACTTAGTTCGGGTTTTCCCTTATCTCTTTTCGGGTCACAAACAATAGAAGGTGACAAGTCAGATACAAAAGAGGCTTTTCACGAGTCAGAACAAATCATATTCATCACAGCATATGCAAAAGAAACGAAAGGAAATTTGTATTTTTACAGCCTAGAGGACGGGGAATGGAAGCCTGTTTTGGAAAATATTCCTGTGCGACTGGGTAAAAATGGAATCATCCAGGGAGAAGTGAAACGAGAAGGGGACGGACACACACCTTCAGGTATTTTTCCAGTGCAAAGAATTCTAGGCAAAGAAAAAAGGAAAATTCAAAGTTTAGAATATATTGAAATTTCGAAAAATTCTCATTGGACTGATGTTTCTACGTCCAAACATTACAACCAACTCATCAAACATAAAGAAAAAGGTGCAGTTTCTCTTTGGGATTCAGGAATTTATGAATTGTTTATAGTCATAGAACACAATACAAGCCCACCTATACCTGGTTATGGAAGTATGATCTTTTTACATCCATGGAATGAAGACAAACCAACCTCTGGATGTGTCGGAGTTCCTAAAGATATCTTAGACGTTTTGGTGTCTACATTGGATGGCCGTAAAAACCCATACATTATCCTACGATTGTTAGATTAA
- a CDS encoding LBF_2127 family putative lipoprotein, whose translation MRSKVLFLFLSFSFLSCQVDIRQIPPIKQDSELLISKYPNQLFIGKFDIITYDRILFVNRWKSVFIDHLKSTRLFSKVSAPNDTTKITSDDFILDVTIHPKYSDTYNYWWTWPAIYPLVGYWPIQIRETNYKVQIDYNLYKGTQIYASNTLVEEAELTVEIYGFYRTANIEKMIETSNLLVVEKCFKDIESKLQSSNR comes from the coding sequence ATGCGTTCAAAAGTGTTATTTTTGTTTTTGTCATTTAGTTTCCTATCTTGTCAGGTAGATATAAGACAAATTCCTCCTATAAAACAGGATTCGGAACTTCTAATCTCAAAATATCCAAATCAACTTTTTATAGGTAAGTTCGATATCATCACTTATGACAGAATATTATTTGTGAATAGATGGAAATCTGTTTTTATTGATCACCTCAAATCTACTAGACTTTTTAGCAAGGTATCGGCTCCGAATGATACTACTAAAATTACTTCTGATGATTTTATTTTGGATGTAACGATTCATCCGAAATATTCGGATACTTACAATTATTGGTGGACTTGGCCTGCAATTTATCCCCTGGTCGGTTATTGGCCTATCCAGATTCGTGAAACAAATTATAAAGTCCAAATAGATTATAATTTATATAAAGGTACGCAAATTTATGCTTCCAATACTTTGGTGGAAGAAGCAGAACTCACTGTTGAAATTTATGGTTTTTATCGAACTGCAAATATTGAAAAGATGATAGAAACTAGTAATTTATTGGTTGTTGAAAAATGTTTTAAAGATATCGAATCAAAATTACAAAGTTCGAATCGATAA
- a CDS encoding flavin-containing monooxygenase: MTTSDLRNPSVVVIGAGMTGILLAIELEKAGITDVTILEKKNDLGGTWRENTYPGVACDIPAHMYTYSFEPNPEWSHRFAHGDEIQTYFKRVSDKYKVTPKIHFNEAVSEASYRNGKWTTKTNQGKTYVSDFLISATGILHHPARPNIPGLDSFQGKCFHTAEWNHSVDLKGKRIGIIGTGSTAAQVIPEMIKVGQKVSVFQRTPQWIVRVPDTDYTEKDKERWRKDRNILKRFHKWYTFAVEQTFSKAVIGKKIPHLLMSFLCKRNLKNSIKDPVLRAKLTPNYRVGCKRVIVNSTFYDAIQKPNADLVTDGIEKITEKGVVTKDGKLHELDVLILATGFHPFNFMRPMNLTGKDGISIETVWKKKVQAYRSLFIPHFPNFVLMLGPNTPIGNFSVIAMSEVQTKYVMKIIQDWRKKKFDEIETTEDALKQFAAYLKKGMGNTVWLGGCQSWYLDPDGDPAMWPYTWSRWEKEMKTPDYKDFVTKSFSL; the protein is encoded by the coding sequence ATGACAACATCAGATCTTAGAAATCCATCTGTTGTGGTGATCGGTGCAGGAATGACCGGCATCCTACTTGCAATCGAGTTAGAAAAAGCAGGGATCACTGACGTTACCATTTTAGAGAAAAAAAATGACCTAGGCGGAACTTGGAGAGAAAATACTTATCCTGGTGTTGCTTGTGACATTCCTGCTCATATGTATACTTACAGTTTTGAGCCAAATCCAGAGTGGAGCCATCGTTTTGCCCATGGGGATGAAATCCAAACCTACTTCAAACGAGTTAGTGATAAGTACAAAGTTACCCCAAAAATTCATTTTAATGAAGCTGTTTCAGAAGCATCCTATCGCAATGGGAAATGGACAACAAAAACAAATCAGGGGAAAACTTACGTTTCCGATTTTCTGATTTCTGCCACAGGAATTTTACACCATCCGGCTCGCCCAAACATACCAGGACTCGATTCCTTCCAAGGAAAATGTTTTCACACTGCGGAATGGAACCATTCGGTTGACTTAAAAGGAAAAAGAATTGGGATCATTGGTACTGGTTCCACTGCAGCCCAAGTGATTCCAGAAATGATCAAAGTGGGTCAAAAAGTTTCAGTATTCCAAAGGACACCGCAGTGGATTGTTCGTGTTCCCGATACCGATTACACAGAAAAGGATAAAGAACGTTGGAGAAAAGACAGAAACATTCTTAAACGATTTCACAAATGGTATACCTTTGCTGTGGAACAAACATTTTCAAAAGCAGTCATTGGTAAAAAAATTCCTCACTTGCTAATGAGTTTTCTTTGTAAAAGAAATTTAAAAAATTCTATTAAAGATCCAGTTTTGCGTGCCAAACTAACACCGAATTATCGGGTAGGTTGCAAACGTGTCATCGTGAACTCCACTTTCTATGATGCCATCCAAAAACCTAATGCAGACTTGGTGACAGATGGGATTGAAAAAATCACAGAAAAGGGAGTTGTGACCAAAGACGGAAAACTCCATGAACTTGATGTTTTGATTCTAGCAACAGGTTTTCATCCATTTAATTTCATGAGGCCAATGAACCTAACAGGAAAAGATGGTATTTCCATTGAAACAGTTTGGAAAAAGAAAGTCCAAGCCTACAGGTCTTTGTTCATTCCTCATTTTCCCAATTTTGTCCTGATGCTCGGACCGAATACACCTATTGGAAACTTCTCGGTAATTGCGATGAGTGAAGTCCAAACAAAATATGTGATGAAGATCATCCAAGATTGGAGAAAAAAGAAATTTGATGAAATTGAAACCACCGAAGATGCTTTGAAACAATTTGCCGCTTACCTCAAAAAAGGGATGGGTAATACCGTTTGGCTCGGTGGATGCCAAAGTTGGTATTTAGATCCAGATGGTGATCCAGCAATGTGGCCTTACACTTGGAGTCGCTGGGAAAAGGAAATGAAAACTCCTGATTACAAAGACTTTGTTACGAAATCCTTTTCACTTTAA
- a CDS encoding ArsR/SmtB family transcription factor: MNAFAVLADETRRDIVRLVAKNGELTATEISDNFQMSPPAISQHLKLLKETNILHMKKEAQKRIYSLNQEGMKEMEDWILEIKNLWVKRLDKLDRYVMKLKMERLNDKK, from the coding sequence ATGAATGCTTTTGCCGTGTTGGCAGATGAGACAAGAAGGGATATCGTGAGGCTTGTTGCCAAAAATGGGGAACTCACCGCTACCGAAATTAGCGATAATTTTCAAATGAGCCCACCTGCAATTTCCCAACATCTGAAACTACTAAAAGAAACGAACATCCTCCATATGAAAAAAGAGGCACAGAAACGTATTTATAGCCTAAACCAGGAAGGAATGAAGGAAATGGAAGATTGGATTTTGGAAATCAAGAACCTCTGGGTGAAACGTTTGGATAAATTGGATCGTTATGTAATGAAATTAAAAATGGAGAGATTAAATGATAAAAAATAA
- a CDS encoding SRPBCC domain-containing protein — protein MIKNNLETVVEENKVTYKKYFDVSVDLLFEVWSKPEHLMEWWGPDGFTLTIKSLDFSNGGIWEFIMHGPDGHDYQNKIQFINIHKPKSILYKHIGDGEGDEDVNFQSRIIFEAAGEGTNLIMEQIFSSKQELERVNEKYGAIEGGKQHIGNLAKYLEKIK, from the coding sequence ATGATAAAAAATAATTTAGAAACAGTCGTTGAAGAAAACAAGGTTACGTATAAAAAATATTTCGATGTTTCAGTGGATCTTCTTTTTGAAGTTTGGTCGAAGCCTGAACATTTAATGGAATGGTGGGGTCCTGATGGATTTACATTAACAATCAAAAGTTTGGATTTTTCTAATGGTGGGATTTGGGAATTTATTATGCATGGGCCAGATGGACATGATTATCAAAACAAAATTCAATTTATCAACATTCATAAACCTAAATCCATTTTGTATAAACATATTGGAGATGGCGAAGGAGATGAAGATGTCAATTTCCAATCCAGAATTATTTTTGAAGCAGCTGGTGAAGGAACAAATCTCATTATGGAACAGATTTTTTCCAGCAAACAAGAGTTAGAAAGAGTCAATGAGAAATATGGAGCCATTGAAGGTGGAAAACAACATATAGGAAATCTAGCGAAATATTTGGAGAAAATAAAGTAG
- a CDS encoding SRPBCC family protein: MKTNLSIKLILNLCTLILSGCHSLKVTDDSISKDSVDPNVFVINRTFKAKPKLVFEAWVNPNRFMRWLGPKGASMNFIKADVKEGGTSLWSMTTADGKTKFGTLHYKIINSSDLIVYIQNFSDKSGNLIKAPFSQSYPDKLLTTVRFYPDGSNRTKVVVRWEVFGIASDAERQTFQSLKQVMQIGWSDSFDKLDSILLEGK; encoded by the coding sequence ATGAAAACCAATCTTTCAATTAAGTTGATTCTTAATCTCTGCACATTAATTTTAAGTGGATGCCACTCCCTAAAGGTCACCGATGATTCGATTTCTAAAGATTCGGTAGATCCTAACGTTTTTGTTATCAATCGAACCTTTAAAGCAAAGCCGAAATTGGTTTTTGAAGCTTGGGTAAATCCCAATCGATTTATGAGATGGTTGGGGCCTAAAGGTGCTTCCATGAATTTTATTAAGGCAGACGTAAAAGAAGGAGGAACTTCTTTATGGTCGATGACTACTGCCGATGGGAAAACAAAGTTTGGCACTCTACATTACAAAATCATCAATTCCAGTGATCTAATTGTATACATTCAAAATTTTTCGGACAAATCAGGAAATTTAATCAAAGCACCCTTTTCGCAGTCCTATCCTGATAAACTATTAACTACCGTTAGGTTTTATCCTGATGGATCCAATAGAACGAAAGTTGTGGTTCGTTGGGAAGTTTTTGGAATTGCTTCCGATGCAGAAAGGCAAACGTTTCAAAGTTTGAAACAAGTAATGCAGATTGGTTGGTCCGATTCCTTTGACAAACTAGATTCTATTTTATTAGAAGGGAAATAA
- a CDS encoding DoxX family membrane protein, translating to MKIAYIIVRVLLGALFLFSSVVILFNLVQQPETTGDLKVFNDGIKASGYLMTLIKVTELVCAIAFLSGRFVPLASIVIAPIVVNILLVHLMIAPDGIPVGIFVVVANAFIAYVNRNAYKPLFVAVYK from the coding sequence ATGAAAATTGCTTATATAATTGTTAGGGTTTTGCTTGGTGCATTATTCCTTTTTTCTTCCGTCGTAATTCTTTTTAATTTGGTTCAGCAACCAGAAACTACGGGAGATTTAAAGGTGTTTAATGACGGGATCAAAGCATCTGGTTATTTAATGACTCTCATTAAAGTGACAGAGTTAGTCTGTGCGATTGCCTTTTTGTCTGGCAGGTTTGTTCCATTGGCATCCATTGTCATTGCGCCCATTGTTGTGAACATTTTGCTTGTTCACTTGATGATTGCTCCAGATGGAATTCCAGTTGGGATTTTTGTTGTCGTTGCCAATGCTTTTATCGCTTACGTAAATCGAAATGCATACAAACCATTGTTTGTTGCTGTATACAAGTAA
- a CDS encoding SulP family inorganic anion transporter, with protein MFSKIKNDLPSGLVVFLVALPLCLGVALASGAPILSGVISGVIGGVIVGILSHSSTSVSGPAAGLVTLVLAAIAGLGDYQTFLLSVFLAGFIQIAIGFLRGGFIANYIPSNVIQGLLASIGIILILKQIPHAVGFDVDPEEDFIFFQKDGENTFSELFNVINFFSWGAVAIAVSSLALIFTYEKIKWKPLQFLPSPVLVILSGILLNGIFQIYFPGFYLSEKHLVSIPNIKNWESVFFFPNFSAITDTKVWYFAFTISAFATLETLLNLDAVERIDPHKRLASPNRELVAQGIGNSLSGLIGGLPITSVIVRSSVNIYAGAESKLSTIFHGILLSISVVFFGSFLNLIPLSSLAVILIVTGFKLTNLSLYKTIYKKGIYQFLPFIATIFAIIFTDLLTGVLIGLSISFIFILKNNYKNPFSVETETLNIGETIRIELPNQVSFLNKASIKDTLWALPENSKLIVDASNCNFIDHDILEVLEEFKTVVSIEKKIQLNLIGLKDSYELSDQVQFVNILDKEAQQKLTPDEILDFLKRGNERFVKGKWSEKYFKHQVNATAFGQNPIAVVLSCIDSRTSPEIIFDAGLGDIISIRIAGNIVNEEILGSLELSCDKIGTKLIVVLGHSNCGAVSSALYALREGNIASITNKIQKAIDESEKIIHPIQKENEHIFNHVVKANVKNSIQEILIKSPFLMGKVNSKEIKIVSGFYDTSSGEVQFFESIE; from the coding sequence ATGTTTTCTAAAATCAAAAATGATCTCCCTTCAGGTTTAGTTGTATTCTTAGTTGCGCTTCCTCTTTGTTTGGGAGTGGCATTGGCAAGTGGAGCACCTATACTTTCAGGAGTCATATCAGGGGTCATTGGTGGAGTGATTGTAGGAATCTTAAGTCATTCCAGTACAAGTGTCAGTGGTCCTGCTGCCGGACTAGTAACTTTAGTGTTAGCTGCAATCGCAGGTCTTGGAGATTATCAAACTTTCCTTCTTTCTGTATTTTTGGCCGGGTTTATCCAAATCGCGATTGGTTTTTTACGGGGTGGGTTTATCGCAAATTATATTCCATCGAATGTAATCCAAGGTCTACTAGCTTCTATTGGGATCATCCTCATTCTCAAACAAATTCCTCATGCTGTTGGATTTGACGTAGATCCAGAAGAAGACTTTATTTTTTTCCAGAAAGATGGAGAAAACACTTTCTCGGAACTTTTTAATGTTATTAATTTTTTTTCATGGGGAGCAGTTGCAATTGCAGTTTCTTCTTTAGCTCTTATCTTTACTTATGAAAAAATAAAATGGAAACCTCTACAATTTTTACCTTCACCTGTCCTTGTTATACTTTCAGGAATTCTTCTGAACGGAATATTTCAAATTTATTTTCCAGGATTTTATCTCTCAGAAAAACACTTAGTATCTATTCCTAACATTAAAAATTGGGAATCCGTATTTTTCTTCCCTAATTTCTCCGCCATTACTGATACCAAGGTTTGGTATTTTGCATTTACGATTTCTGCCTTTGCAACTCTAGAAACCTTACTGAATTTAGATGCTGTTGAAAGAATTGATCCGCACAAACGGTTAGCCTCACCAAACAGAGAACTGGTTGCCCAAGGAATCGGGAATTCTCTTTCAGGTTTGATTGGTGGATTACCAATTACTTCGGTGATTGTTAGAAGTTCTGTCAATATTTATGCGGGAGCGGAGTCAAAACTCTCAACGATTTTTCACGGAATTCTTTTGTCTATTAGTGTTGTTTTTTTTGGATCTTTCCTAAACTTAATTCCATTATCTTCATTGGCAGTCATATTAATTGTAACTGGCTTTAAACTGACAAATTTAAGTTTGTACAAAACCATTTACAAAAAAGGAATTTATCAATTCCTCCCATTTATTGCCACAATATTTGCAATCATTTTCACTGACCTACTAACAGGTGTATTAATAGGACTCTCTATCAGTTTTATCTTTATCCTCAAAAATAACTACAAAAATCCATTTTCGGTAGAAACGGAAACCCTGAATATTGGAGAAACCATCAGAATAGAACTTCCAAATCAAGTTTCATTTTTGAACAAGGCATCAATTAAAGATACACTTTGGGCATTACCTGAAAATTCTAAATTAATTGTAGATGCTTCAAATTGTAATTTCATTGACCATGATATATTGGAAGTTTTGGAAGAATTTAAAACTGTTGTTTCTATAGAAAAAAAGATACAACTCAATTTGATTGGCTTAAAGGATTCTTACGAGCTCAGTGATCAGGTTCAGTTTGTAAACATTCTGGACAAAGAAGCACAACAAAAACTAACTCCTGATGAAATTTTAGATTTTCTAAAAAGAGGCAACGAAAGGTTTGTCAAAGGGAAATGGTCTGAAAAATATTTTAAACACCAGGTAAATGCTACCGCCTTTGGACAAAATCCGATAGCGGTGGTTCTATCCTGCATTGATTCCAGAACAAGTCCCGAAATCATTTTTGATGCTGGTCTAGGTGATATCATTTCAATTCGTATTGCAGGAAATATTGTTAACGAAGAAATTTTGGGAAGTCTTGAGTTATCCTGCGATAAAATCGGGACTAAATTAATCGTTGTTCTCGGTCATTCTAATTGCGGAGCAGTTTCTAGTGCTTTATATGCACTTCGAGAAGGAAATATAGCGAGCATAACGAACAAAATTCAAAAAGCAATCGATGAATCAGAAAAAATAATCCATCCCATTCAAAAGGAAAATGAACATATTTTCAATCATGTAGTAAAAGCAAATGTAAAAAATTCCATTCAAGAGATCTTAATTAAAAGTCCATTTTTAATGGGAAAAGTGAACTCAAAAGAAATTAAAATAGTCTCAGGATTTTACGATACTTCATCTGGTGAAGTTCAGTTTTTTGAATCGATAGAGTAA
- a CDS encoding succinate dehydrogenase cytochrome b subunit produces the protein MTLSLDFFRSSIGKKIIMAITGFIWFGFVIVHMVGNLQVFQGPEKLNTYAKFLKDLGPLLWVARIGLIVAFFGHVCTAILLKIENTKARPVSYAKGSTIQASLASRTMAYSGLLLLTFLVYHLAHFTLGITNPEHYSFEYILKNGDVVHDVYAMVILGFQDPIISGTYIVFMVFLALHFSHALGSMFQTLGFLAPKHNPTIQKFSTGLGLIVFLGNCSMPISILLGYVR, from the coding sequence ATGACGTTGAGTCTAGACTTCTTTCGATCCTCAATTGGAAAGAAGATCATAATGGCCATTACCGGATTTATCTGGTTTGGATTCGTGATCGTTCATATGGTCGGAAACCTTCAAGTTTTCCAAGGACCAGAAAAATTAAACACCTATGCAAAGTTTCTCAAAGATTTAGGACCCCTATTGTGGGTAGCAAGGATTGGGCTGATCGTGGCTTTTTTTGGTCACGTGTGTACAGCGATCCTCTTAAAAATTGAAAATACAAAAGCAAGGCCTGTATCTTATGCAAAAGGTTCTACCATCCAAGCTTCGTTAGCTTCTCGTACGATGGCATATAGTGGACTACTCCTTCTTACGTTCCTTGTGTATCACCTTGCACATTTTACTTTAGGAATCACTAACCCAGAACATTACAGCTTTGAATACATACTTAAAAACGGTGATGTAGTTCATGATGTTTATGCGATGGTGATTCTTGGATTTCAAGATCCTATCATTTCAGGAACTTATATTGTTTTTATGGTTTTCCTAGCTCTACATTTTTCTCATGCTTTGGGATCTATGTTTCAGACTTTGGGATTCCTTGCACCAAAACACAACCCAACCATTCAGAAATTTTCCACAGGACTTGGCCTTATCGTCTTCCTTGGAAATTGTTCCATGCCGATCTCGATTTTACTCGGGTATGTCCGTTAA
- a CDS encoding fumarate reductase/succinate dehydrogenase flavoprotein subunit translates to MKLDAKIPSGPLEQKWDKHKQDIKLVNPANKRKYKVIIVGTGLAGASAAATLSELGYQVSVFCFQDSPRRAHSIAAQGGINAAKNYQNDGDSVYRLFYDTVKGGDFRAREANVYRLAHESTNIIDQCVAQGVPFAREYGGTLSNRSFGGAQVSRTFYAKGQTGQQLLLGAYSALEKQISRGAVKMHPRTEMLELVLVDGHAKGIVVRDLVTGEISSHSGDAVILASGGYGNVFYLSTNAKGSNVTATYRAYKKGAGFANPCYTQIHPTCIPQAGDYQSKLTLMSESLRNDGRVWVPKKKDDLRAPHEIPEEERDYYLERKYPSYGNLAPRDISSRSAKEACDNGLGVGPKVGDKRLGVYLDFSDSIKRLGEPVVADRYDNLFQMYERITGENPYKVPMRIYPAVHYTMGGLWVDYNLMSNIPGLHVLGEANFSDHGANRLGASALMQGLADGYFVIPYTIGDYFAREGHKNISTDRPEFKEAEARVREMTNKLLAINGKKTPDDFHRALGKIMWDQCGMARNEKGLKDALQRIPELREEFWKNVKVAGSGSELNQELEKAGRVADYLEFGELLCLDALKREESCGGHFREEHQTEDGEAKRNDDKFCHVTAWEYKGEGKAPEEHREKLEYENIHLAVRSYK, encoded by the coding sequence ATGAAATTAGATGCAAAAATTCCATCGGGCCCATTGGAACAAAAATGGGACAAACACAAACAAGATATCAAACTTGTAAACCCAGCTAACAAACGTAAATACAAAGTCATCATTGTGGGAACGGGACTTGCGGGAGCTTCTGCTGCTGCAACACTTTCGGAACTTGGATACCAAGTTTCTGTTTTTTGTTTCCAAGACAGTCCAAGACGAGCCCACTCCATTGCTGCTCAAGGTGGGATCAATGCGGCAAAGAACTACCAAAACGACGGTGACTCCGTTTACAGATTGTTTTACGACACAGTCAAAGGTGGTGATTTCCGTGCTCGCGAAGCAAACGTATACCGTTTGGCTCATGAATCCACAAACATCATTGACCAGTGCGTGGCACAAGGGGTTCCTTTTGCTCGAGAGTATGGTGGAACGCTTTCCAACCGTTCATTCGGTGGAGCGCAAGTATCTAGAACTTTTTATGCTAAAGGTCAAACCGGCCAACAGTTGTTACTTGGTGCCTACTCAGCTCTAGAAAAACAAATCTCTCGTGGTGCTGTCAAAATGCATCCTAGAACAGAGATGTTGGAACTAGTTTTAGTGGATGGTCATGCCAAAGGAATCGTAGTTCGTGATCTAGTGACTGGAGAGATTTCTTCACATTCTGGTGATGCGGTCATTTTAGCATCTGGCGGGTACGGAAACGTATTTTACCTTTCTACCAACGCAAAAGGTTCGAACGTAACTGCCACTTACCGTGCTTACAAAAAAGGGGCAGGATTTGCAAACCCTTGTTATACGCAAATTCACCCTACTTGTATCCCACAAGCAGGTGATTACCAATCTAAACTTACTCTTATGTCTGAATCACTCCGTAACGATGGACGGGTTTGGGTACCTAAGAAAAAAGATGACCTTCGTGCACCTCATGAAATTCCAGAAGAGGAAAGAGATTATTACCTCGAAAGAAAATACCCATCTTACGGAAACTTAGCTCCTCGTGACATTTCCTCACGTTCTGCAAAAGAAGCTTGTGACAATGGTCTCGGCGTGGGTCCAAAAGTTGGTGACAAACGACTTGGTGTTTACTTAGATTTTTCTGATTCCATCAAACGTTTGGGTGAACCAGTAGTAGCTGACCGCTACGACAACCTCTTCCAAATGTATGAACGCATTACGGGAGAAAACCCATACAAAGTGCCAATGCGTATTTACCCTGCGGTTCACTACACTATGGGCGGGCTTTGGGTGGATTACAATTTAATGTCTAACATTCCTGGTCTTCACGTTCTCGGAGAAGCAAACTTCTCTGACCACGGTGCGAACCGACTCGGAGCATCTGCTCTCATGCAAGGTTTGGCGGATGGATACTTTGTGATTCCTTATACTATTGGTGATTATTTTGCCCGTGAAGGTCATAAAAATATTTCTACTGATAGACCAGAATTCAAAGAAGCAGAAGCACGTGTTCGCGAGATGACAAACAAATTGTTAGCCATCAACGGTAAAAAAACTCCAGACGATTTCCATAGAGCTCTTGGTAAAATCATGTGGGATCAGTGTGGTATGGCTCGTAACGAAAAAGGCCTAAAGGATGCACTCCAAAGAATTCCGGAACTTCGTGAAGAATTCTGGAAAAACGTAAAAGTTGCAGGTTCTGGTTCTGAACTCAACCAAGAGTTAGAAAAAGCCGGTCGCGTAGCCGACTACTTAGAGTTTGGTGAACTACTCTGTTTAGATGCTCTCAAACGAGAAGAATCTTGCGGTGGTCACTTCCGTGAGGAACACCAAACAGAAGATGGCGAGGCAAAACGTAATGACGATAAATTCTGTCACGTAACTGCTTGGGAATATAAAGGTGAAGGAAAAGCTCCAGAAGAACACCGTGAAAAACTCGAGTATGAAAACATCCACCTAGCCGTAAGGAGCTACAAATAA
- a CDS encoding succinate dehydrogenase/fumarate reductase iron-sulfur subunit has translation MKLHLKVWRQKDKNDKGRMVSYEANNISEHMSFLEMLDVVNDGLIKKGDDPIAFDHDCREGICGACSMVINGVPHGPEKGTTTCQLHMRKFKDGDTVYIEPWRAKAFPVAKDLIVDRSAFDRIIQAGGYVSINTGGAPDGNALPIPKVDADLAMDAATCIGCGACVAACKNASAMLFVSAKVSHLALLPQGAVEKKERVRKMVSAMDKEGFGNCTNQYECEAACPKEISVNFITRLNREYISS, from the coding sequence ATGAAGTTACACCTTAAAGTTTGGCGACAAAAAGATAAAAACGATAAAGGTCGTATGGTGAGTTATGAAGCAAACAACATCAGCGAACATATGTCTTTTCTTGAGATGTTGGATGTTGTAAACGATGGCCTAATCAAAAAAGGCGACGATCCTATCGCTTTTGACCATGACTGCCGTGAAGGGATTTGTGGGGCATGTTCTATGGTGATCAACGGGGTTCCGCATGGTCCAGAAAAAGGAACCACCACTTGCCAGTTGCATATGCGTAAGTTTAAAGATGGCGACACAGTTTACATTGAACCATGGAGAGCCAAAGCTTTTCCTGTGGCAAAAGATTTAATTGTGGATCGTTCCGCTTTTGATCGAATCATCCAAGCTGGTGGGTATGTTTCTATCAATACAGGTGGAGCTCCCGATGGAAATGCCCTACCCATTCCAAAGGTAGATGCTGACCTGGCGATGGATGCTGCAACTTGTATTGGATGCGGCGCTTGTGTGGCTGCATGTAAAAATGCCTCAGCGATGCTTTTTGTCTCTGCAAAAGTATCTCACTTAGCACTTCTACCTCAAGGTGCAGTCGAAAAGAAAGAACGTGTTCGCAAAATGGTAAGTGCAATGGACAAAGAAGGATTTGGAAATTGTACAAACCAATACGAATGTGAAGCAGCATGCCCGAAAGAAATTTCGGTAAACTTCATCACTAGACTTAACAGAGAGTATATTTCCTCTTAA